In Beggiatoa leptomitoformis, the genomic window GGATTAGGTAGGTCGAGTGCAAGGGTTGTTTCGCTAATACCACGTGGGTTTTCTTGAAAAAGGCTTAATAAATAGGCTTGACGGTGGGATTGACGGGGTAAATCTGTAGGGTCTATAAATTGTCCCGTTTGGGTAACACACCAATGTCCACTGGGTGGGGTTTCAACGTGTGGGGGATGTCCTGCGTTGAGCAGTGCGGGCAGTGCGGTCGCAATGACAAGTCCTAGTGGATGATGGTAGTAACGGCTCGCCCAGTGTAATAATTGCAAATCCGTAGCCGTCAGTAGCGGCGGCTCATCGAGCAGGGTTAATGCTGTTTTTAGTTTATTGGGGGCAACGCTTGAGGTGTCTGTTACACCAATCAAGATACCGATTAAGACTTGTTTCCTAAAAGGAACTTGAATTCGTGAACCGATATGCTGTTCGGTAATTTGCCAATCTATTGGCGCAAGATAATCAAAGAGTTTATCTAAGGGAGTCGGTAGCGCAATTTGTAAAATAGGCGTGTTAGACATAGCGGAATAGAATAAGTTGAATCGATTATTGGCATTATATGCTTATTCTTCATTCCAAGGGGTTTGTTGCATTAGCGTTTGTAGATTGAGAAATTCTTGTTGTAAGTCTTGTAGATATTGTGAAATAGTCTGCAATTTGGTGGCTTCCATGTCCATTTCCATTTGTGCCGCAATTTCACCCAAGCGATTTGCACCGATACTGCGCGCGCCACCTTTTAGGGAGTGGGAGAGATGTAATAGTTTATGTTGGTCTAGGTTTTTTGCGGCATGTTCCATCGCAATAAGTTGTTTGGTCGTTTCGATGATGAAACGCTCAAGCAGCATTACGAGTAACTTAGGGTTATTCAATGTTACTTTTTTTAGAAAAAGATGGTCTAACACGGCAAAGCCCGCTAAATAAGCTTTTTTTGCTGTATTTACTTGTTCAGGGGTCATTTGTAGGTATTTATCTAATACCATTTTTAGGCGTTCTAGTGTCAGCGGTTTGGCTAAGACATCATCCATGCCAGATTGTTTATAAAGCATAATATCGGCAGGGCTTGTATTCGCAGTGACGGCAACAATGGGCGTGTTGACATAATTACTATATTGACGAATTAATTGCGTTGCCTCCGTTCCATCCATCATTGGCATACGAATATCCATCAAAATCAATGTATATTGTTTTTCTGCGCAAGCTGTTACGGCTTCACAGCCATTATTGGTGATATCTGCCTCATAACCAAGTGTGTTCAACATATTGGTAGCTACAATGCAATTCACTTGATTGTCTTCAACCAATAAAATCATTGGATTATCAGATTCAAGATTAACAGGTTGCTCAGAAGAGGGCAGCGGTGTATTGGGATAGTCTGTGTTAGGCGAGGAATGCTGAAAATGGGGGAAGTGTTTGGTCAGTAACACAGCAACTCGTTCTAATATAATGGGTTTAGTCAGTATATCATCAAACCCTGCGTTAGCTAAGTTCGTACTTTCACGCTCATGTGCAGTCAGGGCTATCACTTTAGTATGTACTTGGACTGCTTCTTGTGTACGAATGCAATGAATAGCTTCTAACCCATTCATAATAGGCATATTAATATCCATCAATACCATATCATAAGCGTTGTTTGCTAAAATCAGTTCAACCGCCGCTTTGCCATTAACGGCTTCTGTGACTTGACAGCCGAGTTCTTTTAAAATACTGCCTATTACTAAACGGTTGACAGCCGTATCATCGACAATAAGAATAGAAAGTGGCGCGGAGGAATGGTAGTTTTGCACGGTCTGTTTTACTTATCCATTAGCATTGGGTGAATTGTAAACAGTGTTGCACTGTTTACAAGTGGAATTATCAGTTTCTAACACAGATTGCTCTAGCATACAATACTGTTATATCAAATAGTTACATCATCCTTGCACACTCAAGGCTTCTACTTCTTGAATCCCTTTGTGATTTGGATAATTATGTTTTAACACGTCTAACGCGGTATTAGATAAATCTTGCATTCCCATGGCTTTATAAATTTTCGCCATTAAAACGAGTGCATCGGGTACAGCGGGTGTTTCTTGAAAGTTTTCTACAACCCGTTTTGCGCGATTGATAGCGGCTAAATAAGCACCACGAACAATATAATATTTTGCAACGTACAATTCATGCGCCGCTAAATTATTTCGCAGATATACCATACGTTGACGTGCGTCAGTAACATAGCTGCTGTCGGGATAACGGGTCAATAACTCAGAAAAATTTTGGAATGATTCGGTTGTTGCGTTTTGATCACGTTGTGCTTTATCAATGGGTAAGAAGCGGTCAAAAAAACCTCTATCCCGTTCAAAATTAACTAAGCCTTTAAGATAATAGGCATAATCAACATTAGGATGACGTGGGTATAATCTGATAAATCGGTCGGCGGCGATAATAGCAGATTCTGCTTGATCATCTTTATAATAAGCGTAAATTACGTCTAACTGAGCTTGTTGCGCATAAACCCCAAAAGGGAAACGTGCTTCTAGCTTTTCGTAATATTCAATGGCAGTCGAGTAATTACCCTCCGCTAATTCTTTTTTCGCACTGTTGTATAACTGGTCAACTGTCCAATCTTCCGTTTTATCTTTAGAAGACCCAAAAGCACTACACCCTGAAAGTACAACAAGCAAAACCCACACTAATGAATGTTTCATGACAGATCGCATAAAAAAAGTTGATGAATCAACGATGGTGAATACCCATTTTAGCACGAAAATTCCCGATGAGATGTCTGGTTGGCGTTTAGACAAAGCGCTTGCTGAATTATTCCCTGACTACTCTCGCGCCCGTTTACAAAAATGGATTAAAGATGGTTTCGTTTTAGTTAATGCTATGCCCCTTCGCGGTAAAGATAAAGTACAAGGCGGAGAAGACATAGAAATTATTGCCCAAGCAGAGGAAGAAGTCACTTGGGAAGGACAAGACCTGCCTATCTTAAAGATATTATATGAGGATGACGACATTATTGTTGTTGATAAAGAGGCCGGGGTTGTTGTCCACCCCGGTGCAGGCAATCCAGATAGTACATTAGTTAATGCTTTATTGAATCACGCGCCCGAGTTGGTACAGCTACCGCGTGCAGGTATTATTCACCGCATTGATAAAGATACCAGTGGTATTCTTGTCGTTGCTCGCAGTTTACCAGCACACACATCGCTAGTTGCTCAGTTGCAAGCGCGTGAGTTTAAACGTGAATACCAAGCGATTGTCAATGGTATGATGATATCAGGCGGAACCGTTGATGCCCCGATGGATCGTCACCCCATTCATCGCACAAGAATGGCTGTCGTAGAACGTGGTAAACCAGCGGTTACGCATTATCGGGTTATCCGTCGTTTCCGTCTTCACACCCTTATCCGTGCAAGCTTAGAAACAGGGCGCACACATCAAATTCGTGTCCATTTAGCCCATGCACATTATCCTTTAGTGGGTGACCCCGTGTATGGGGGACGCTTGCATTTACCGCCCGCTTGTACGGAAGATTTGCAGGTGGCATTGCGTCAATTTAAACGTCAAGCCTTACATGCAGAGCGTTTAGGCTTTATTCATCCAACCCAAAAAGAATATATGGAATGGCAAGTGCCAATCCCAGCAGATATGCAACAGTTGTTGAAATTGTTAGCAACAGATCAGCAGTTATTTGAAGCGAAAAAACAATAGGTTGAGAGTATTTTTATATCTGCTTGTCTAAAGACTATTTGAATCGGAATTTTCAGGATTAACTAAACGTCCCGAATTTAAAAACAAAAAATTGCATGGATACCACTGCTTTTAGCGGTGTTATCCGTTTGCAAAAAATCTAATTCGCCTTGTCTAGCAAGGGTTGTAAAAACTGAGCAATCCCTTCAGCCATATCCTCTGCATATAAATCACGAAAAAAATGGTCTGCACCTTCAATCCGCAGTTGCTGTAATTTTTTCGTTTCTAATAAAGGAATTATTTCTTGTTCAATTCCTTCTGTCGTTGTGTCAGCACTACCTGTTATTAATAACGCTGGCTTTGTTAAACGTGCCATGAGTGTTGGCGTGTGAAAACGGGGGTCATCCGCATAATAGGCGCGAAAACTATCGGCGGTGACGGTTGCATTATGGCAGTGTAAGAACCCAACAGCGGATAATTCCTTTTCATGGTTTGCACGGGCCAATACATCGGTTAAAGCAACCGTATAATTAGCTTGATAATAACTGGCAACTTTTTCACTAACCCATAACATTGGTGCGATTAGAACAATCGCTTTAATCCTATCGCTATCGTGTTCAGTGGCATACCATGCTGTTTGATTTGCGCC contains:
- a CDS encoding response regulator; translated protein: MQNYHSSAPLSILIVDDTAVNRLVIGSILKELGCQVTEAVNGKAAVELILANNAYDMVLMDINMPIMNGLEAIHCIRTQEAVQVHTKVIALTAHERESTNLANAGFDDILTKPIILERVAVLLTKHFPHFQHSSPNTDYPNTPLPSSEQPVNLESDNPMILLVEDNQVNCIVATNMLNTLGYEADITNNGCEAVTACAEKQYTLILMDIRMPMMDGTEATQLIRQYSNYVNTPIVAVTANTSPADIMLYKQSGMDDVLAKPLTLERLKMVLDKYLQMTPEQVNTAKKAYLAGFAVLDHLFLKKVTLNNPKLLVMLLERFIIETTKQLIAMEHAAKNLDQHKLLHLSHSLKGGARSIGANRLGEIAAQMEMDMEATKLQTISQYLQDLQQEFLNLQTLMQQTPWNEE
- the rluD gene encoding 23S rRNA pseudouridine(1911/1915/1917) synthase RluD — translated: MVNTHFSTKIPDEMSGWRLDKALAELFPDYSRARLQKWIKDGFVLVNAMPLRGKDKVQGGEDIEIIAQAEEEVTWEGQDLPILKILYEDDDIIVVDKEAGVVVHPGAGNPDSTLVNALLNHAPELVQLPRAGIIHRIDKDTSGILVVARSLPAHTSLVAQLQAREFKREYQAIVNGMMISGGTVDAPMDRHPIHRTRMAVVERGKPAVTHYRVIRRFRLHTLIRASLETGRTHQIRVHLAHAHYPLVGDPVYGGRLHLPPACTEDLQVALRQFKRQALHAERLGFIHPTQKEYMEWQVPIPADMQQLLKLLATDQQLFEAKKQ
- a CDS encoding outer membrane protein assembly factor BamD, encoding MKHSLVWVLLVVLSGCSAFGSSKDKTEDWTVDQLYNSAKKELAEGNYSTAIEYYEKLEARFPFGVYAQQAQLDVIYAYYKDDQAESAIIAADRFIRLYPRHPNVDYAYYLKGLVNFERDRGFFDRFLPIDKAQRDQNATTESFQNFSELLTRYPDSSYVTDARQRMVYLRNNLAAHELYVAKYYIVRGAYLAAINRAKRVVENFQETPAVPDALVLMAKIYKAMGMQDLSNTALDVLKHNYPNHKGIQEVEALSVQG
- a CDS encoding alpha/beta hydrolase family protein, with the translated sequence MRYIIHSFYLCFFLSISLSAEVLTIPHHQQTLNASLTLAPHKTLNDGVILMTHGTLGSRQMEIMQTLQMLLAEKGLNSLAINLSYGIDNRPAQLFDCQTIHRHYHTDAIDEIDAWVQWLSTQGVKQIVLLGHSRGANQTAWYATEHDSDRIKAIVLIAPMLWVSEKVASYYQANYTVALTDVLARANHEKELSAVGFLHCHNATVTADSFRAYYADDPRFHTPTLMARLTKPALLITGSADTTTEGIEQEIIPLLETKKLQQLRIEGADHFFRDLYAEDMAEGIAQFLQPLLDKAN